One region of Vidua chalybeata isolate OUT-0048 chromosome 26, bVidCha1 merged haplotype, whole genome shotgun sequence genomic DNA includes:
- the TBKBP1 gene encoding TANK-binding kinase 1-binding protein 1: MDSMFEDDISILTQEALGPDEDWLDSPNTDLSGEMCSASHFALITAYDDIKNRLTGLERENSTLKRRLKMYEVKYPLIGEFGEEHIFSLYEAKENSLLKSEKASLQQQLNQFQHELQKSKEREEQLEEMIQAYEKLCVEKADLETELGEMRALVETHLSRIRSLEQQLRQRDGGAFPGLGAQDVPFIALHPNPGLSHVLERAGGWQSRGLEAELEAARQENQRAQHREEHLKAECERLQAELKHLQDTREQEQSERDMAWVKKVGDDQVNLALAYTELTEELCRLRNLSSLQSQILRALLQEKSLNGGQRHSPLSQCHSPAQQRRSPAPQCPSPVPPGRSQCQSPALQRRSPGPPSQSPAQQRRSPAPGPCQSPAQQRRSPVPPPSQSPAQQRRSPAPPPPPCPSPTSASPHRLPGERMELGYAKPSSRHIKAGFQGRRSYSEVTNVALYQQSRSLWLQPEASTLPKHRPYGEVYLGGAGAPLSAHEPFEEHVRFEKQSSDEEEWALPSPPSPEAGAIRCASFCAGFPVPDADAVHRTAAAYARAEHAQSWPSINLLLETVDSEVRSCPLCQLAFPIGYPDDALVKHIDSHLENSKI; encoded by the exons aTGGACTCCATGTTCGAGGACGACATCAGCATCCTGACGCAGGAGGCGCTGGGGCCGGACGAGGACTGGCTGGACAGCCCCAACACCGACCTGTCGGGCGAGATGTGCTCGGCCTCGCACTTCGCCCTCATCACCGCCTACGACGACATCAAGAACCGGCTCAcggggctggagagggagaaCTCCACGCTCAAGCGCCGCCTCAAGATGTACGAGGTCAAG TACCCCCTGATCGGCGAGTTCGGCGAGGAGCACATCTTCTCCCTCTATGAGGCCAAGGAGAACTCGCTGCTCAAGAGCGAGAAGGCGtcgctgcagcagcagctcaaccAGTTCCAGCACGAG ctgcagaagagcaaagagcgggaggagcagctggaggagatgaTCCAGGCGTACGAGAAGCTGTGCGTGGAGAAGGCGGACCTGGAGACGGAGCTGGGAGAGATG CGGGCGCTGGTGGAGACGCACCTGAGCCGCATCCggagcttggagcagcagctgcgGCAGCGCGACGGCGGCGCCTTCCCCGGGCTGGGCGCTCAGGACGTGCCTTTCATCGCCCTGCACCCCAACCCCGGCCTGAGCCACG TGCTGGAGCGCGCCGGGGGCTGGCAGAGCCGCGGgctggaggctgagctggaggcGGCGCGGCAGGAGAACCAGCGCGCCCAGCACCGCGAGGAGCACCTCAAGGCCGAGTGCGAGAGGCTGCAGGCGGAGCTGAAGCACCTGCAGGACACCCGGGAGCAG gagcagtcGGAGCGGGACATGGCCTGGGTGAAGAAGGTGGGCGACGACCA GGTGAACCTGGCGCTGGCCTACACGGAGCTGACGGAGGAGCTGTGCCGCCTGCGGAacctcagctccctgcagagccagatCCTGCGGGcgctgctgcaggagaagagCCTCAACGGGG GCCAGCGCCACTCCCCgctgtcccagtgccactcccCGGCTCAGCAGCGCCGCTCGCCCGCCCCGCAGTGCCCCTCGCCCGTTCCTCCGGGACGCTCCCAGTGCCAATCTCCCGCCCTCCAACGCCGCTCGCCGGGACCCCCCAGCCAATCTCCGGCCCAGCAGCGCCGCTCGCCAGCCCCCGGCCCTTGCCAGTCGCCGGCCCAGCAGCGCCGctccccggtgccaccccccAGCCAGTCGCCGGCCCAGCAGCGCCGCTcgccagcgccgccgccgccgccctgcCCGTCGCCAACCTCGGCGTCCCCGCACCGCCTGCCCGGCgagaggatggagctgggctACGCCAAACCCTCGAGCCGCCACATCAAGGCCGGCTTCCAGGGCCGCCGCAGCTACTCGGAGGTGACCAACGTGGCCCTGTACCAGCAGAGCCGCTCGCTCTGGCTGCAGCCCGAGGCCTCCACGCTCCCCAAGCACCGGCCCTACGGCGAGGTTTACCTGGGGGGCGCGGGGGCCCCGCTGAGCGCCCACGAGCCCTTCGAGGAGCACGTCCGCTTCGAGAAGCAGTCGTCGGACGAAGAGGAGTGGGCGCTGCCCAGCCCGCCCAGCCCCGAGGCCGGGGCCATCCGCTGCGCCTCCTTCTGCGCCGGTTTCCCCGTGCCCGACGCCGACGCCGTGCACCGGACGGCGGCCGCCTACGCCCGGGCCGAGCACGCCCAGTCCTGGCCTTCCATCAAC ctgctgctggagacgGTGGACTCGGAGGTGCGGAGCTGCCCGCTGTGCCAGCTGGCCTTCCCCATCGGGTACCCGGACGATGCCCTGGTCAAACACATCGACTCGCACCTGGAGAACAGCAAGATCTGA